TTACTACTTCTTCTATATCTTCATTTACCGGTACCTGATAAGAAATTCCTTGCGGAAAAAATAGAAAGGAAGATTGGAACAAATAAAAGAATAAGACCACTAAAAGATACATTATAAGTAAGCTGCCTAAAATAGTCATTCCTTTTTTCATCCTTTCATATTCCTGATTTAAAAAATTTCCCAGGTTTGCTTGCCGCTGATTAATTTGTCGAGATCTCCTTCACCTTTTTGTCCAATGCTGTTTTCAACTTGTTGGTGCAATAGATCTTCGTAAACAGCTCTTTCTGTTTCAAAAAACACTCCAAAAGGCCTTGGCATGCGATTTTCTGTATCTGCATTGTCAAAAAGTCTGACTAATATCTGGGCTTTATAGAAATCTTTTTCATTGTGAATCCATAAATCATCAATAGAATAACCTTCATCTAAGCTTACAAGCTGAGGTCTTAAGCCGTCCAAGCGAATACCTTTGTTTTCATTTTCTCCAAAAACCAATGGTTTTCCGTGTTCCAAAAATAAGGTTTCTTCTTTTTTAGATTTTTTATCTGTAAAAATTTCAAAGGCACCATCGTTGAAAATATTGCAGTTCTGATAGATTTCCAGGAATGAACTTCCTTTGTGTTTATAAGAGCGAAGCAACATTTCCTGCAAATGCTTAGGGTCACGGTCCATAGAGCGCGCAACAAAAGAAGCATCTGCACCCATAGCCAATGCCAGCGGGTTGAAAGGGTGATCAATAGATCCGGCAGGTGTAGATTTAGTAACTTTATTTACCTCTGATGTCGGAGAATACTGCCCTTTTGTAAGGCCGTATATTTGGTTGTTAAACAAAAGAATATTTACATCCGGATTTCTTCTTAATAAATGAATTAAATGATTTCCACCAATGGATAACCCATCTCCGTCACCGGTTACTATCCATACACTGAGTTCAGGTCGGGAGGCTTTTAAGCCGGAAGCTATAGCCGTTGCCCTTCCGTGGATGGAATGCATGCCGTAAGTATTCATATAATAAGGAAAACGGGATGAACATCCTATTCCGGAGACAAAAACA
This genomic interval from Chitinophagaceae bacterium contains the following:
- a CDS encoding 2-oxoacid:ferredoxin oxidoreductase subunit beta, which codes for MATDTQTYTSKDFTTENDVRWCPGCGDYSILKQVQVILPGIGVKKEDIVFVSGIGCSSRFPYYMNTYGMHSIHGRATAIASGLKASRPELSVWIVTGDGDGLSIGGNHLIHLLRRNPDVNILLFNNQIYGLTKGQYSPTSEVNKVTKSTPAGSIDHPFNPLALAMGADASFVARSMDRDPKHLQEMLLRSYKHKGSSFLEIYQNCNIFNDGAFEIFTDKKSKKEETLFLEHGKPLVFGENENKGIRLDGLRPQLVSLDEGYSIDDLWIHNEKDFYKAQILVRLFDNADTENRMPRPFGVFFETERAVYEDLLHQQVENSIGQKGEGDLDKLISGKQTWEIF